From Pseudomonas sp. B21-028, one genomic window encodes:
- the gspD gene encoding type II secretion system secretin GspD — protein sequence MNSVIRSRVSHVLLCLAVSCPLVFADVARAEEARWQLAMNNAELRDVVEEMSAILDKTVVLDPRVSGRISVMSREALDREGVRRLFYSVLDAHNFTVIDEGERILITPVTDGRTRAGADNTKDPAPSQFVTRVIDLQSSVAADVAGLIRPLVSGAGYIGPSVSSNALVVTDTAANVQRITRVAQQLDSGRNRNHEVVQLRHARAGDVASILDASGSKREADTAGSVIADARGNRLVIIGAPRVRQRLAGLARTLDVPASAVEDTARVIRLRHSDAKQLAAVLEGVGQDKKAVPAQAGLRESAGANPFMIKADESQNALVLIAEPAQVRTIENIVRELDQPRAQVLIHAAIVEISGDIAEALGVQWGINSGSATGVISFSGTNTPILGELNPKDVDGVLLRLGGDRFSALISALASNTRSNLLSTPSLLTLDNQEAEIIVGKNVPFKTGSYATNGSGADNPFTTVERKDVGISLKIKPYINQGSSLRLEVQQEVSDIAPSVAGVDSSDLITNKRALKSTILADDGEIIVIGGLIRDDVRSQESGVPLLRGIPYLGALFRWTRDTQTKSNLMVFLRPTIVRGKEDLADVSRQRYDALRELSKPGSRQNNSLLLPRDARQLFESSREASSADPLPQSRGDL from the coding sequence ATGAACAGCGTTATCCGCAGCCGTGTCTCCCACGTGTTGCTCTGCCTTGCCGTGTCCTGTCCGCTGGTGTTTGCCGACGTGGCGCGGGCCGAGGAGGCACGTTGGCAGCTGGCGATGAACAATGCCGAATTGCGCGACGTGGTCGAAGAAATGTCCGCGATCCTGGACAAGACCGTGGTGCTCGATCCGAGGGTGTCGGGACGCATCTCCGTCATGTCCCGCGAAGCGTTGGATCGCGAAGGCGTGCGTCGGTTGTTCTATTCGGTGCTCGATGCCCACAACTTCACCGTGATCGATGAAGGCGAGCGGATCCTGATCACCCCGGTTACCGATGGAAGGACCCGGGCCGGTGCCGACAACACGAAGGACCCGGCGCCCTCGCAGTTCGTCACCCGGGTCATCGACTTGCAGTCGAGCGTTGCGGCCGACGTTGCCGGACTGATTCGCCCTCTGGTATCGGGCGCTGGCTACATCGGGCCCTCGGTTTCCTCCAACGCGCTGGTGGTGACCGACACGGCCGCCAATGTGCAGCGCATCACCCGGGTCGCGCAGCAGCTGGACTCGGGGCGCAACCGCAATCATGAGGTGGTGCAGTTGCGTCATGCCAGGGCCGGGGATGTTGCGTCGATCCTGGACGCTTCCGGCAGTAAGCGCGAGGCCGACACCGCAGGCTCGGTGATCGCCGACGCGCGCGGCAATCGCCTGGTGATCATCGGCGCGCCTCGGGTGCGTCAACGCCTGGCCGGGCTGGCCCGGACCCTGGACGTTCCGGCCTCTGCGGTCGAGGACACTGCACGGGTCATCCGCTTGCGCCACAGCGACGCCAAGCAACTGGCCGCGGTGCTGGAAGGCGTCGGGCAAGACAAGAAGGCCGTACCGGCTCAGGCCGGCCTGCGGGAAAGCGCTGGCGCCAACCCGTTCATGATCAAGGCCGACGAAAGCCAGAATGCCCTGGTGTTGATCGCCGAACCGGCCCAGGTCCGCACCATCGAGAATATCGTCCGGGAGCTGGACCAACCCCGGGCCCAGGTGCTCATCCACGCCGCCATCGTTGAAATTTCCGGAGACATTGCCGAAGCGCTGGGAGTGCAGTGGGGGATCAACAGTGGCAGCGCGACGGGGGTCATCAGTTTTTCGGGGACCAACACTCCGATCCTCGGCGAGCTGAACCCCAAGGACGTCGATGGCGTGCTCCTGCGGTTGGGGGGCGATCGCTTCAGTGCACTGATATCGGCGCTGGCGAGCAATACCCGCAGCAACCTGCTGTCCACGCCCAGCCTGCTGACCCTGGATAACCAGGAAGCGGAGATCATTGTCGGCAAGAACGTGCCGTTCAAGACCGGCTCCTACGCCACCAACGGCAGCGGTGCGGACAATCCCTTTACCACGGTGGAGCGCAAGGACGTCGGCATCAGTCTCAAGATCAAGCCCTACATCAATCAAGGTTCCTCCCTGCGCCTGGAGGTCCAGCAGGAAGTTTCGGACATTGCCCCGTCTGTTGCCGGCGTGGACTCCTCGGACCTGATCACCAACAAGCGGGCCCTGAAGAGCACGATCCTGGCGGACGATGGCGAAATCATCGTGATCGGCGGCCTGATCCGCGACGATGTCCGCTCCCAGGAAAGCGGCGTGCCGTTGTTGCGCGGCATTCCGTACCTGGGTGCCCTGTTTCGCTGGACCCGCGACACCCAGACCAAAAGCAACCTGATGGTGTTCCTGCGGCCCACTATCGTGCGTGGCAAGGAAGACCTGGCGGATGTCAGTCGCCAGCGCTACGACGCGCTCCGGGAGCTGAGCAAGCCGGGCTCGCGACAGAATAATTCGCTGTTGCTGCCCCGCGACGCTCGCCAGTTGTTCGAGTCCTCCAGGGAGGCTTCGTCGGCAGATCCGTTGCCGCAGAGTCGGGGTGA
- a CDS encoding type II secretion system protein N, whose product MYSSYFFARHALWLVPLLHGVFLAGQEWRFRQALGREVPVVGESPVVAVERSPNVQAVATVLGLAPAGAHLPSAEPMTLQASFVVTHDLSRALLADTAGARIYRVGERLPSGSVLRRVEADHVTLWRNGREERLALQQEAKPWLRRLSPEDERPATAHSSQYIRPVAGHSE is encoded by the coding sequence ATGTATTCAAGTTATTTCTTCGCACGACACGCATTGTGGCTCGTGCCGCTGTTGCATGGCGTATTCCTGGCCGGGCAGGAATGGCGTTTTCGCCAAGCGTTGGGTCGTGAAGTGCCGGTGGTTGGCGAATCGCCGGTCGTTGCGGTTGAGCGCTCGCCCAACGTCCAAGCCGTGGCTACCGTGCTCGGCCTCGCGCCTGCGGGCGCGCACTTGCCCAGTGCCGAGCCGATGACCTTGCAAGCCAGTTTTGTCGTCACCCACGACTTGTCGCGGGCATTGCTGGCTGACACCGCGGGCGCGCGCATCTACCGGGTGGGCGAGCGCTTGCCCAGTGGCAGCGTGCTGCGCCGGGTGGAGGCCGATCATGTGACGTTGTGGCGCAACGGGCGTGAAGAACGCCTGGCCCTGCAACAAGAGGCAAAGCCCTGGTTGCGCCGGTTGAGCCCTGAAGATGAGCGCCCTGCAACGGCTCATTCCTCGCAATACATACGCCCGGTGGCCGGGCATTCAGAGTGA